Within Phycodurus eques isolate BA_2022a chromosome 18, UOR_Pequ_1.1, whole genome shotgun sequence, the genomic segment TGCCTCATACTTTTTTTCTGCctgtaaagaaaataaacagacaAACTTGCTTTGCCTATAGCTTTCCAGCACAGCACTATTGTTACAGATGAATATTACTTGTTTAACATTCAAGATAGGttttatgaatatatatatccaaGAAATGTTAGCCAATTGAGAGTACAGTTCTTACCTTTTAGCTGAAACTGGCAAAGAGGAATGTACTCTGGATGCACTGTACATCCAAATTTGAGACAAATTCATGAGGgaggtgggattctttttataAGGAGCACCTTTGTACTGAAGCACCATTAACAATTTGCATCAGTTACATGTTTCATGACAGGAGTGTCATGAAACATGTAACTGATGCAAATTGTTAATGGTGCTTCAGAACAAAGGTGCTTCTTATAAAAAGAGGCAGACAACCTTTCATTTTTAGAAAGGATTAATATTGACGCTTTCTGCAGCAAGATGTTGCAGAGAGGCACATTTAAGAAATTCAGCTTAGTTTTCCCTTTCTGGGTTTGATAGCAGCCTTCCCCCACTGCTTTAGGCCACACACAGAGAGAAACTAGAGGGAGGGAGACAGAGACACTGCACTAGAAAGGTGACAAAATGGGTGACAGCAAGATTTGGTCacatttaaattacattaattaatacaaaaGTTTTAAGCGCATAAAACTATTTCATATAGATCAGTCTCTATGAATTAGAGCATATCGGTCAGTGCAGATGGAACAAATAAGACAAGCAAATGAACCTGCAATTCTAAGCTTAAATATAGTTAAAGGTTTataaatacagtgttccctgaCTAcatcacctattgcggattcagtgcattgtggATTTTCGTCCATATTCATATTGCCCATAATTCATTATTGCGAAATTTTTAGTGTATactgttaaaaagaaaatatatatatatttttttttaaatgtggtaaaataaacgcttcctaaccttccatccatccattttctgtcctgctttatcctcacaagggtcgcgggtgtgctggagcctatcccagccaacagtggcggggtacaccctgaactgttcgccagccaatcgcagggcacatataaacaaacaaccatttgcgaacacattcacacttacgggcaatttagaatcatcAATCAACCcttcatggatgtttttggaatgtgggaggaaaccggagtgcccggagaaaacccacacaggcacgggatttaaacccaggtcctcagaactgtgaggcggatgtgctaaacagtcggtcaccatgccgcgCTTCCTaacctaaaacattaaaactaaaaactaaaacaaactaaacaaaaacaaaaccagaaaaacattacaaggaataaaatgtacatagagCACTGTGCATTGCTGTGTATTCaaaagtttaaaaggtgtttaagagtatgcacgacattggaaaaaaaaatacattgcgattttttttaaccctgctATATACAATTTGTATATTGCAATGTTAGAAAAAACTGGATAACAAACATGTAACGTGAaaaccaacacacatttacctTTTTCCTTCTCTAGAAAAAAGTATGCAGAGTCATTTGTATGATGTCTAATTGTATTTAAAGACATTGTAGTATTGTGTACTAGCACTGGACTTGAATGTAAGACAATATTTTAAGAAccttacatgaacgccactagtgaatATTCGTTAccgggattaaagaggatgggcgcGTGACAAGGAAAAGCGGAACAATGGTCTCGTTATTTTAAATCcaatcattaatattttattccactgggttTATAGCTGGGATCGGCCAACCTGCTCTTGATGTgcgtctttttctctttccttccttttcctGCAAACCATCACTTGTGAGCGCTCTTGCCAAACCCCGGAAGGTCGACCCGCTTGCCTGAATTGGTCAACACACATAAATCAaacttgcggtctactaaaagtacagatttgtgcatatttgggttttaaaCAAGCGAGAACAGGAATTCCAGCTATACGCATTGTCACCCCATGCTCACGACCAACCTCgaatcacaagtcagtttcctttgccagtGTTCATCtgccctttgtttttttttgtattgcttcCCTGCAGATTCCCCATGCTAGATCATTACAATTcccataaaattcactacctgcattgttgtgcgtgtttgggttcgaggaaaaaaaacctttggtcgtctagaactcttatctaattcaaattaccttcaaattacgagactgAGGATAACaggtttgtcgtcactttgtcctgaagttttatgCATCTAAAATGTGGCGTGGTGCCCCTTTCGagataaaatagcttgatttataaagctgtaatttaaaattacgcgaAACCGGAAATAACACAGGCGTTGCTTccatcttattcttttctcctaaattattacatttttattttttttaaatttttattaatgaattaattacattaactaatatatgatatattatatgatatatatatatatatatatatatatatatgtgatatatatatatatatatgatattttatatatatatatatatatataatatatatgtatatatatatatatatatacacacttttAGTTTTTAACAACGAATAGTAAAAAAAGTAAGCTATTTTCAATACTTTCGATTGGTTTAATAATTTGTACTGGGACTTctgtattgatttgtgaaaaatttACCAAATTATGGCATAAGAGGTTCCTACCTGACAGCGATGAAATACACTATATTAGCTGTATTATTGATGCTTTAACATGGAACACACATTTTTGCAGTATAGTTTTGCTAACAAACTGATAAGTCAAATACAAAAGATACAGAGAGAAGACAGACACACGTTAACAAAGTGTTACACAAGCAATGTCCCTTAGTCAGCATATCTGCTTTTACCATTTTCCATATGACAgtacattaaacatttaaaacatcagaGACATCCAAACCCATAAAGAGTAATATAATTAGCTACTGTCTAcctttttagtattttttacTGTGGTAAAAATGAAACATCACATCAAATCTGAGCCTCTGTCACTTAATAGAATAAACCTGTGCTGCTCTATATTTGACTACTGGACAaacacactgatgatgatgtggCCTATATTCTATCTCTAATATAAGAAGTGCAAGTTTATCAAAACTATTTCATTATACAAGTCATGAAAACAAATAGTTATAGTTTATTTCAGTTAGTAATGTTCCAAAGTGCATGGCTGCCTTCTGCCTTGTTGTGATAAGAATCATTATTTTTTACTGATTAAGAATTTGaaatagttgtaatattattagTATATGACTGTTATATTAAATTAACATCTcagaaacaaaatgtcaaataattaaatatatttaggACTATTACATTTGTCATCCTTTTCAAGGATATCGCAACATACTGTAGCTAGATACTTTGCAAACATTATACCCTATTACACCACTATTGTGCCCCAGATTTTATTGAGGCAtatttttatagcatttatgGCGCTTATATTTTTGAAACAcacttcaaaaaatacaaacacatttagacatacAGATAGGTATACAGtgtaatatattgagagagcaaGAACAACAGCTAACACAAAGATATTGTACGGAATACAGTAACAACcgtaataacatttattttgtaaatgctAGCCAACGCAGTGGGACCTCGAAGCGTGAAACGTGATATAGTGGGGCGTTACTGTACTCGCATGCAGCCATGAGTTATTTtacgaaatgaaaaaaaaacaatgtttaggaTAAGAAAATAGCTCACTTGTCTCGAGCAACAGGCACATATTTGTTGAGCAATAATCCTGTTCTTTAATTTTCTAAATAATTGGAATGATATTAAGAGAAAAATAGGACAGGAGCATTAAAGTATTTTAGCATTAGTCTGAAAGCTTGCCTCTCAGCTTTCAAACAGTATTTGGAAACTGTTGCTTGGCCAGCCTGAGCAGAGTAGAGTGCAGTGGTCTTCAAGAGTTGGCAGCTTGAGATGATGCACTGGCATCCGATGATGAATTGTTAccacctgaaaaaaaagaataataataacaaaatacataaacaaaataGATTACAACTTGGTTGTTGTGCTGTTTGGAGACAAGAGGTGCAATGAACCCTTATAAAAAGTTGTGATACCGTTTATTTTCTTGTTCTCCACTCGATGAGTGGAGAACACTCATCACATGTCCTCCACTCGATGAGGTTCCAAAATTGGTGGTCTAAAATAATTGACATAACCACACATCAATCCATTGGAGAAAGGATATGTGAGCCGCTACCAAAGTTCGCATGAATTGTGTTATTACCGCTGTCCCACTTCCAGAACTTTGAGACGGTTTCAGACCCAAACATTGATGACCGGATCTGAAAATCTTAGTGTACACAAAATTAGCATACTATTGTACAACTCTAGCTGGACAAGTTTATCAGGAAATAAATTACCTGTATGCCATGCAACCAATGAGTATTACAAATAGTGCATTGACGATCATCTGGGCAAAGCTAGCTTCAGAATGAGTACAATTGTGGGACTGCAAGTGCTAGTCAAGTGCTATCCTTACACTAACGCTAAAAAGATAAACGTTGTTTGTCATTGCATTTTAACTGTGCATAGTAACAGCACAAACACATCAGATTTTGTCAATTAAGAAACAATGTGGGTTGGGTTCACTTTAGTTTTGTAAAACTGTAAATTGTAAAAGTTTTTGGTATTAGAGGCACATACCTGTCTCCTTAAGAGTGTTCCAAAAACCAATATGAAGAAGCCCTGTGTTAAGATGGGGAGAAGCTTTAGAAAATCAAAGTCAGAGTTTTACGGGTTATATGACTATGGTAgcacataaaaaaatgcaagcaGACCCATGTGTGTATGTTTACTCATTATAGCTTTAAACCCTTGTTCAGACAATTCTGGATAAACAATTTTTAAGGGGCactaatgaatgaattaatgaattaattaatagtTTTTATACTCGCATTGTTTCACAAAATATGGTAAATCCAATTCAAAATTGAAAAGTTCgtttaattacaattattaattacaaaGAGTGGAAAATGAACCCATAGTTcaacttttaattttgtttataaTGCCACGACAGATAGAAAAATGGTCTATGTCTAGGTCCTTGCTACTTGATAATACTGTGTGGCTAAAGGGACATCTGTTGACAtcgaaaaatgaaatgaaaaccacAAATCACTTCTGTTCCGGGGGTAATCAAAGTGAAGCGACTCACCTCTCAAGCAATGACCATCATCTCCCTGTGTTATAACATCATGCCTCTGCAAGGTGCTTGAATTTTTGATGAATACAACGCACTGTTTTATTCGACAGTAGTtatgtgtgtgaatgaatgatagcaaataaaacatataaaatattgtttggCAATTAGAACAACCTGGAAGTTGTCCAGCATCATACAACTTATTAACAACTTTGGAGGTTTCTACTGTCTGatagttcattcattcattcattttccgaccCACTTATCCAAGTCCGATAGTTGTAACATTAAAAACTGACTGCACAATAATCAGAGAAGTCTATTATCATAAGCGCTACTTCTAGCAAATCACAGCTTTACATCCCCTCAAAGCCAAGACCATATCTGTCACCAGGCCATTTCGAATCAGGTGCATCTGCATGTGCCTCTGTCAAAACTTTGATCTCGGCCCCCCAATACGGGAAAGAAGTAAGCCCACAAGCGAACAAAAGAGTAAAACACTGAAAGCTTGTTTGGAGAGTTACTTTGAAAATGGGAATAGGACAAATAATGAGAGAGTATCAGATAATATCGGCACTGGAGCCAAATTGGCAGTACTACTTAAAGTATGGGTTTATTGCTAGTTGACTTGCACGCACCAGAACCCAGTCCACGTAAAATGCTGAGATCCTGCGACAAGCTCGCAAATGAGGCAGTGAAGCCATTGAAGTTGTTTTGGCACAAGAGCCCAAGCATTGGGTCCATTAAGGCAAGTCTGTGtaatttttgaaaagaaaaaaaataattccccaGGATAGGACCGCCTCATTAAAGAGAAACCAGACCAAGGCTTCCACTAAGTACAATAATTACATTCGGCATAATGGAGATTTGTATATTGAATTAAAATTTGTTTCTCTGGCGGTGGTCCATCAtatgtctttacgtgaaacTGAAATTGTTGAGTTACTGTTGTGTTAGACTTTTTCACACTTACACTTATTAGTTTGCAATAACTCAGACTACACCTCATGGTATAGTCAGAGTGATGACAAGCTACTAAAATGCAGTGTGGGTCAAGAAATTGGTGAACCCACTGAGACACACACGCAGCTTTGCATGTACGTAGGTATTTGGTGCATCATGGATGGCTCTGAATATAGAAAGCACAAAAATACGAAGTATAAAACTCTTAGACTAAAAAAGGAAACTGAGTGAGGTTTAACATTAGCTGTAACTGTGACATGATCTTATTTAAAGGCAATGGACGtctttgtgttttaatgtttcacTATTAATACAAAAGGCTTCTTCCATAGTCCAGTTGTCTTTAACTCAAACTTTTGCCGTAATCTGATGGCTGAGAGTCGACAAAGACAAAGGAATAAATGTAGTTACAAATAAATCCATTATACAGAAAAATAGTATCAGAAAATCACCTGTAGAGAATTGAAGAAGGCGAAGGCAATGTGGATTCCGAGATTAGTTGGGTCAGTTAGAGTTCCCACTCCAAGACTCCAAGTTATTCCAAAGAAGGGTGTAAGGATGGCCAAGGTCCGAGCAATCTCCACCACAAtataattgtcattgttttgtacAGTGATTGACATCCTTTTACTATGCAGTATTGTAACCAACACCACAATTAGAATTACAATGTTTATAAGCACTATGAGCAGTGCTGGGATCACAAATGCCAGTAGTGCTCAAGATTTATCCCAGTTGAGCCAGCAGATCACAGTTTCTTGAATGTAAGCATTGTTCGGTTCTGTTACAGCAATCGTAATGACAGTGATAATCAATGGGGCCCCATAGCCCAGAGAAAATCCAATAGCTATCAAAGTCGTTTTAGAAATATTACCAAAGATAAAGACTGTTAAATAGAACAACAACAGGCCATACGCCAATATCCAGAAAAAGagcacaaagtaaaataaatggatgaaaaaGGTAGCAGCAGTGCATGCATCTGGATTCTTTTTATCTCCTTCAGAGATACTTGTGCCAATAATGAACCAAATGTTTGCAATCAGGAGAGACAGTGCAATGTTAACAATGGGAATATGGCTCAACTGTGCTTTGTCGTTCTTTCTAACTTTTTTTCCATATAAACGCCTCAATAATGAGGCATATAACTAGGGATGCCATGGAAATACCGACGCCAATGTACGTTATGAAATCCAACACACGTCTGTTTGGAACAAAGGGTGACATTAGCATTGAAAAGGAGGTTAGGTGGTCATACTGACATTTAACCGTTTTGTCATCTCTGTCAACTAGCTCGCAGCCTTCATCGTCCCATCCTCCAAGACCTTCAAAGAGAGTAAAGTTCCAGAACACACACTGAGGGTTCCCCAGAGTCTCATTTATAATGTCAAATGTGAAAGAGACATTGTCCACGGTGGTGTCAGACTGAACAAGTACGACTCTCCCATTGATTACCCTGCCTGTAGAGTTGTTTTCATCTCTTGGGGGAAGTACATTATCCAATGATTCAAAGGTTATCACAGTGAGGTTTGTTGGCCCACTAGACTCCTCTATGTCTATCTCCACTGTAGAATTAAAATCCCCATTGAAAGTGTTGGTGAATGTAGTTTTGTTCAAGAGAATCAAAGGTGTTTCAATGTTAAACGAGGCATTGATTAGCCTACTCGTTATACCCTCAAGACCAAACAACAATAATGAGCTGACACTCTCATTTCTGGGAGTGATGTTTCTTGTTTCTATGGTCTCAATGACTGCTTCAAGGTTAAGAATGTCCCATGATTCTCTTGCCTCATCTCTAGTAAGGACATCAGTAGTGAGAAGGACATCctagaggaaaaagaaaaacagtcaatACCTAACATCTGTTGTTAGATGAAACAagagacacacacatacctCCATCGAGACCTGACTTATCTGGATAGTAGATGTTGTTACAAAGGTTGCTACATTGTTGAGAATTGTAACAATGGCATCAATGTTGTTAGGAGATTCAGTCACTTGTTGACTCAGTTCGAGAGTGACATTGCTGAGTTCTTCCAGGAACTCTGGCAATGTCATTTCATTCAATAACTAACATTTCAGAGGGAAAACAGGTGTTACAGTCAATATCTGGCTTTTCTATACAGAACAATGAAATATCAAACTCAGGCAAACCCATgtaatctttgcacaattgtaGTTTGTATAGTGTACTCAAGGCATTGTAGATCATTTGTGATTTTACTGGATCAATGGGAGCCCAGACAACCCCTTATGTGGATATAACTCCCATTTGTTCTCCTATAACTCGAATCATTCTTGCagtttttgtgtgaaaagtCCAACAGCTCACCCTAGATTGACTGAGTAGTTGCGCAATCCTCTGGAGGGTGCAGTTGTCTTCTCGATCTTCCCATTCTCCACTTACCCTGCAAATGGCAGTCTTCTCTCCCACCTCATTTATTTCACAAGAAGCTCTACccacatcatttaaaaatcaatttccAAATTCTGGATCAGCAACACACGTGAATGCACCTGGAAAGACAATACATGTTCAGCCAAGTGATGGAACATGCAGAAAAAGCTTTAACTTTATACAGCAATATTCaaggggtctttttttttttttgcttagcaCTTACCATCTAGGACCAACACCAATCTTAGTTCCCGTCTGAATAGAGGTAAATCAATCACTTGACAAATTATGTTTAATCCTTGGTTATCACAGTCTGCCTGTGTGATTGTAACCTGATGTTGGATTGCAGGCCCTGTTTCTaaacatggaaaaacaaaacccaacACCATGAAAGTGataaatatttacatacatttaggtaaaaaaaattgaacagcATTTTTGCTTAGAGAAAAACAGACAAGGACTGAGCTAAGACTGGAATCAAGAAACTCTCAAGTTGGAGACACGGCAACCACATGCAACACAATTGAGGATGTATTATTGTTCTTtgctattttgtattattttcttgagattttgaaaaaaatatccataTTTCACAAAGGAGTCATCCTCTccatgtcttcttcttttcctttcggcttgtcccattaggggtccacagcgtgtcatccttctcctgtatcctcctctctaacaccaactgtcctcatgtcttccctcacgacatccatcaagcttctctttggtcttcctctagctctcttgcctggcagctccatcctcatcatccttctaccaatatactcactctttctcctctggacatgtccaaaccattgaagtctgctctcgctaactttgtctccaaaacatctaaccttggctgtccctctgaagAGCTCagttctaattttatccaacctggtcactcctgaATCTCAagatcttcatttccgccacctccatctctgcttcctgttgtctcttcagtgccactgtctctaatccgtacatcgtggctggcctcactactgtcgaataaactttccccttcatcctagcagagactcttctgtcacaaaacACACCTAACACCTTCCTCCAAACAAATCTGTTTGGAGCCGCAAAAAATGAAAAGCTTTATGTATGCCTTGTAATGAAGGCAACACATGCTGTAAGTGTCTATATTCGCCTATTATCCAAATGACATAATGAGCATTCATGATTAAAGGTTTATTTTATCTATTCTATTCTCTTCTATTTTTCCTGCAGTGCATCCAGGAGAGAATGACGCACCACGTGATGGTGTTTTAAGTTTCGTTGCATTGATGAAATTatagaaatataataaagaaaacaacatttttttacgtcatttttattttgttttgttccacacatttttacagcatTGGAAAACGTTAAGaatgtttgtgtcatgtttgtCCTCCTACAGAAACCATATTAATCCCCcatcattttccattttcatgcAGTTTTGAAAAAGCTCCAGGGAGTCACTAGGGGGGCACTAAAGAGCCGCATACGGCTCGAGAGTCGCGGGTTGCTGACCCCTGCTCtagactgttgaccccaagtatttaaaatcctccacccttgctatctctccTCCCTGTAGccccactcttccccctccattCTTTTCATTCATGCACCTATATTCTGTCTGACTTTGgcaaatcttcattcctctcctttccagtgcatgcctccatctttctaactgttcctccacctgctcccggctttcactgcagatcacaatgtcatctgcaaacatcatggtctacggggattccagtctaacctcatctgtcagcctgtccatcaccactgcaaacagaaagaggctcagggctgatccctgaggCAGActcacgtccaccttaaattcctctgtcacaccgacagcacacctcaccactgttttgctgccctcgtacatgtcctgtattattctaacatacttctctgccactccacacttccgcatgcagtaccacagttcctctctgggtactctgtcataggctttctctagatccacaaagacagaatgtagctccttctgaccttatctgtacttttccatcaacatcctcaaggcaaataatgcatttgtggtactctttctccaCATGAAAccgtactgttgctcgcaaatactccctTCTGTCCTGATTCTAGCccccactactctttcccataacttcattgtgtggctcaacaactttattcctctataggtCCCACCGCTCTGCACATCagctttgttcttaaaaatgggcaccagcaaacttttcctccattcctcagacatcttcacacccactagaattctgttgaacaagctggtcaaaaactccacagccacctctcctagatgcttccatacctccacagggatgtcatcaggaccaactgcctttccatatttcattctatttagtgcctttctaacttcccccttagtaatcattgccacttcctagtccaccacacttgcctcttctactcttcattctctcattttcttcattcatcacctcctcaaagtattctttccatctgtccagcacactactggcaccagtcaacacatttccatctctatccttaatcactgTAAACTGCTGCACatcttcccatctctatccctctgtctgggcaACCTGTAaggatccttttctccttctttagtgtccaacatgccatacatgtcatcatatgcctcttgtttggcctttgccacctctacctttgccctccGTCGCATCTCTATGTAATCCTTCCTcgtctcctcggtcctctcagtgtcccacttcttcttagctaacctctttccttgtatgatttcctgtactgtgaggttccaccaccaagtctccttctctcctttcctgccagaagatacaccaagtactctcctgcctgtctctctgatcaccttggctgtagtggtccagtcttctggaagctcctcctgtccaccgagaccctgtctcacctcttcccgaaaagccgcacaacactcttcctgtaTCAACTTCcatcacatggttctctgctctgcttttgtcttcttaatctacCTCCCCACTaacagagtcatcttacacaccaccacccgatgctcatcactcaatctgatactcttttcacctccaagacattcttagctaacacttcctttaaaataaccactactccatttctcttcccatctacatggtaaaataatttaaaccttcCCCCTAAACTtatagccttactgccttttcaCCTGGTCTCCTTTCCACAcactatatcaacctttctcctcatcatcatgtcaaccaactcctgagattttcctgtcatagtccaaatattcaaagtccccacattaaaTTCTAGGctttgtgctttcctcttctctttctgcctaagaacccgctttccacctctccttcgtcttcgacccacagtagctgaatttacactggcaccctgcaggttaacggtgccgggggtggacgttgttaacccgggccaggaacaatccggtatggaattctttagatgaacggatttgtttggcaaagtttttacccggatgtccttcctgacgcaaccctctgcatttatccgggcttgggatcggcctacagtttgcactggcttgtgcccgcTAAAGGGCTGcattgcagtcatcctctcCATGCTGATTATAATGCATAGTCAAAACGGCTACCCTACAATGTCCAGCCACAATGTTGGGTACAAGCTAGCTATTTCACATACTTTGGTTACCTCAAACAACTACATGAgaaggtcaaaatattaggaaaacatttcagtttgaTTCTCAATTCAGCTGTACACAACAGCAAATTACAATAGCTAATAGTTAACATAGTACcgctgtgtcaatcaaaacaaaacttagctttttttttttttttttgtaaatgctgAGAGTTTAATGGCTCTTGTCTTGTAACACAGATTTTACAGGTGATCCTAATGTTGTTGGTGTCCAGTCAAACTGAactgttgatgtttttgtttgttcttgtttttgttttgctttgtttttaacacCAGTTAATAAACTCAACAGTGTTTGTTTTCCACAATAATTTTCTGGTCTGGGTAAAGGAGAGTACATACTCTGTGAGAAAGAGGTTTAGTCTCTCTTTCAGGGCAGTGAGAAAAGAATGAACTAATTTGGGAGTTCTCAAAGCTTTTTTCTTGTCATATTAGCACGGCagaacttttttcttgttttccacaACAACTATTGTGTGATTAGTCTGAGTTTTTCAAATTTTCTTGGGTCATTTTAAACTATAAGACACCTCTTCAACACACGCATTCACTCCAACTCAAAATGTGGCAAGGTTAAGAATAATTTGCAGCTGAAC encodes:
- the LOC133416845 gene encoding LOW QUALITY PROTEIN: adhesion G-protein coupled receptor F1-like (The sequence of the model RefSeq protein was modified relative to this genomic sequence to represent the inferred CDS: deleted 1 base in 1 codon; substituted 2 bases at 2 genomic stop codons); this encodes YIREVDRREGQSVSSLAEFHLNSGSFSSVAPLPHPCTENRGRRSETGPAIQHQVTITQADCDNQGLNIICQVIDLPLFRRELRLVLVLDGAFTCVADPEFGNXFLNDVGRASCEINEVGEKTAICRVSGEWEDREDNCTLQRIAQLLSQSRLLNEMTLPEFLEELSNVTLELSQQVTESPNNIDAIVTILNNVATFVTTSTIQISQVSMEDVLLTTDVLTRDEARESWDILNLEAVIETIETRNITPRNESVSSLLLFGLEGITSRLINASFNIETPLILLNKTTFTNTFNGDFNSTVEIDIEESSGPTNLTVITFESLDNVLPPRDENNSTGRVINGRVVLVQSDTTVDNVSFTFDIINETLGNPQCVFWNFTLFEGLGGWDDEGCELVDRDDKTVKCQYDHLTSFSMLMSPFVPNRRVLDFITYIGVGISMASLVICLIIEAFIWKKVRKNDKAQLSHIPIVNIALSLLIANIWFIIGTSISEGDKKNPDACTAATFFIHLFYFVLFFWILAYGLLLFYLTVFIFGNISKTTLIAIGFSLGYGAPLIITVITIAVTEPNNAYIQETVICWLNWDKSXALLAFVIPALLIVLINIVILIVVLVTILHSKRMSITVQNNDNYIVVEIARTLAILTPFFGITWSLGVGTLTDPTNLGIHIAFAFFNSLQGFFILVFGTLLRRQIFRSGHQCLGLKPSQSSGSGTATTNFGTSSSGGHVMSVLHSSSGEQENKRYHNFL